AATCTTCTTTCATATCAAGACCCTCCTCAATCTCCTTATTTCCTTCCCTCGCAAGGGTATTGAATCTTTTTTTTGCTCTTTTCTCTATGCCAAGACCTGCCAGAAGAGCCTTATCAATCAAACCGGCCATTCTACCCTCCAAACAGCGCTTATTGTTTTTTTCGAAATAGGAGATATTATAACATTATTCTATGTGTATCAAGAGAAAAGGCCGCTTTAAGGTCTCACAACAATAAAGGGATCGAACTAAAATAAAGGTAATCTTTGTTTATTAATGACCGGGACCAATAACATTTACGCAAAAAAAAAGCCGGGATCATCTCCCGGCTTTTTCATAAATAAAAATGTATAAATTAAAGCGTCTTCATGTATGCAACAAGATCGGCAATCTCATTGTCCTTAAGCTTGGTTTTGAAAAGCTTGGCCATCTTGGATTTCGGATTAACCGCTTTTGGATCCTTGAGCCATGCAGTAAGACCCGCCTCATCAAGCTTGCCGGCCATCTTGCTTTCACGGCCAAATACACCTTTCATTCCAGGACCAACCTTTTTCTTGTCTGTCAGTGTGTGGCAAGCTTTACACTTTTTCTTGTAAAGTGTCTGACCACTCTTTGAGTCTCCGGCAAAGGCGATGCCGGCGCTTGCGCTTATGATTGCTACTGTCGTAATTGAAGCCAATACTTTTTTCATTACACATTCTCC
This DNA window, taken from Deltaproteobacteria bacterium, encodes the following:
- a CDS encoding c-type cytochrome, with product MKKVLASITTVAIISASAGIAFAGDSKSGQTLYKKKCKACHTLTDKKKVGPGMKGVFGRESKMAGKLDEAGLTAWLKDPKAVNPKSKMAKLFKTKLKDNEIADLVAYMKTL